From Montipora foliosa isolate CH-2021 chromosome 6, ASM3666993v2, whole genome shotgun sequence, a single genomic window includes:
- the LOC138007820 gene encoding uncharacterized protein produces MASSVSLSDDPEGSIIAYYFSRGYKYEVITEFLSKFHGITMCVRTLKNRLRQLKLRRRMASVDMDVVREQIMNELSGPGCQGGYRSMWHTLRLQNIQVPRHVVAELMREMDPEGCERRKSKSFKRRSYFSSGPNYTWHVDGYDKLKPYGFPIHECIDGWSRKIMWLKVTKSNNHPDIIASFFLNCVEELGGCPVKLRTDCGTENGVMAAMQCTFQQSADAHKYGSSPANQRIESWWSFYRKNRCGWWMEFFKSLVEHEIFNPGDEIQMACLWFCFAHLLQDDLDKVKEHWNTHLIRGSRYDTISGRPDELFFLPELHGGEDGLLHPILDDEIQSIRENLTYEEEQTIYQEYFEYVLENTDLQLPNNFEQGLSLYKQLLEIANID; encoded by the coding sequence ATGGCATCTTCTGTTTCACTGAGTGACGATCCTGAAGGAAGCATAATTGCATATTACTTTTCAAGAGGATATAAGTATGAAGTTAtcactgaatttttatctaagtTCCATGGCATTACGATGTGTGTAAGAACACTGAAAAATAGATTGAGGCAATTGAAACTAAGAAGAAGAATGGCATCCGTTGACATGGACGTTGTGCGGGAACAAATCATGAATGAGCTTAGTGGCCCCGGCTGCCAAGGTGGATATAGGAGTATGTGGCATACCCTGCGTTTACAAAACATTCAAGTACCGAGACATGTTGTTGCTGAACTGATGAGGGAAATGGATCCAGAAGGATGTGAGCGGAGAAAgtcaaaaagctttaaaagaagAAGTTACTTCTCGTCTGGGCCGAACTACACATGGCATGTCGATGGATACGACAAGTTAAAGCCGTATGGATTTCCAATCCATGAGTGTATAGATGGCTGGAGTCGAAAAATCATGTGGCTAAAAGTCACCAAGTCAAATAACCATCCAGACATTATTGCCAGTTTCTTTCTGAATTGTGTTGAAGAGTTAGGAGGCTGTCCAGTGAAACTGAGGACTGATTGTGGAACGGAAAATGGTGTAATGGCAGCGATGCAATGCACATTTCAACAAAGTGCTGATGCGCACAAGTATGGGTCATCTCCCGCTAATCAAAGGATTGAGAGCTGGTGGTCATTTTACAGGAAGAACAGGTGTGGTTGGTGGATGGAATTTTTTAAGAGCCTGGTGGAACATGAAATTTTTAATCCCGGAGATGAGATACAAATGGCATGCCTTTGGTTCTGTTTTGCTCATTTACTTCAAGATGACttagacaaagtaaaagaaCATTGGAATACTCATTTAATAAGGGGCTCTAGGTATGACACTATCAGTGGGAGACCTGATGAACTGTTCTTTCTCCCAGAACTTCACGGTGGAGAAGATGGTCTACTTCACCCAATCTTAGATGATGAGATCCAATCTATCAGGGAGAACCTGACCTACGAAGAGGAGCAAACCATTTACCAAGAGTACTTTGAATATGTACTAGAAAACACTGACTTGCAGCTGCCCAACAACTTTGAACAGGGACTTTCTCTTTATAAACAACTTCTTGAAATTGCCAATATAGATTAA
- the LOC138007817 gene encoding uncharacterized protein, translating to MRIRRIGVAGLITEKRAWKIPLITGLFTCILGLSCCGVGLKLLEFKKSPSLPPIIAGTPMVVSGIAGIIGARTRKGWLVSIHAAFCLVVGVLSLHLINIFVVKEAKSRDLHWTKCQSNFKGSKYCHRYAATLGMAGLSVLAVTLAPAGIICCATKKFMTSQHRISEAEGEDSCTLGKERESKAATEKTRNSPPSRELQLPDRNYTDKHLQHDSKYQGVSLVPANHRGDLNNNVGDTHLVKDIALGFEPRKRVDGSYCPNVTASDDQTSGEDTTRNQCLAPARREYALNQVLTNVQLTYQDPGNEECVKQGQAPRTEYHENQFAPESRTSKDRDLSRDLPSNKVHGDPPFAPDNHSSNKQRPSNHVNRNIARTTEALMNRPSNHQADVVQLPKNHPPKNQTVVNNAHETEVIKVPDNDTSGDDVSSDQASNKDGSNTQAFGKKELGNPQSSDVAAIFIVPANNQVFRNHVPGNYVLRKLPLDKNVQDGTRNERQEKPKQNLHTDKATQKCSSGQSLAINRQQKNILLSNTTDDSFA from the exons ATGCGCATAAGGAGGATCGGAGTTGCTGGTTTAATCACCGAGAAACGAGCATGGAAAATTCCTCTTATAACTGGACTCTTTACCTGCATCTTAGGACTGTCTTGTTGTGGAGTTGGATTGAAATTGTTAGAATTCAAGAAAAGTCCAAGTTTACCTCCGATAATCGCTGGAACTCCG ATGGTGGTTTCTGGAATTGCGGGAATTATTGGTGCCCGCACGAGGAAAGGCTGGCTG GTATCCATTCATGCGGCGTTCTGTTTAGTGGTAGGTGTCTTGAGTCTCCACCTGATAAATATATTCGTCGTCAAAGAAGCCAAGTCACGAGATCTTCACTGGACCAAGTGTCAGTCTAACTTCAAGGGATCAA AGTACTGTCACCGGTATGCAGCAACTCTTGGTATGGCAGGCTTGTCAGTTTTGGCTGTCACTTTAGCTCCCGCGGGAATTATTTGTTGCGCTACCAAAAAGTTTATGACGTCACAGCATCGTATAAGCGAAGCTGAG ggTGAAGACAGTTGTACATTAGGTAAGGAACGAGAGTCCAAAGCAGCCACGGAGAAAACAAGGAATTCCCCTCCATCCAGAGAACTGCAACTTCCTGATAGGAACTACACAGACAAACATCTACAGCATGACAGCAAATATCAGGGAGTATCATTAGTCCCAGCCAATCACAGAGGAGATCTTAATAATAACGTGGGGGATACCCACCTGGTAAAAGATATCGCACTCGGTTTCGAGCCTCGAAAACGCGTAGACGGTAGTTACTGTCCCAACGTCACAGCCTCTGACGACCAGACCTCCGGAGAGGATACGACTCGCAATCAATGTCTCGCACCTGCCAGGCGTGAATATGCACTTAACCAAGTGCTGACAAATGTACAGCTCACTTACCaggatcctgggaacgaggaaTGTGTAAAGCAGGGGCAAGCACCACGAACAGAATATCACGAGAACCAATTTGCTCCCGAAAGCCGCACTTCGAAAGACAGGGATCTTAGCAGAGATCTTCCCAGCAACAAGGTTCATGGAGATCCCCCCTTTGCTCCTGACAACCATTCATCCAACAAGCAGAGGCCTAGTAACCATGTGAACAGGAACATCGCGCGTACAACAGAGGCATTAATGAACCGTCCGTCCAATCATCAGGCTGATGTGGTTCAATTGCCTAAGAATCATCCGCCAAAGAATCAGACAGTTGTAAACAATGCGCATGAGACTGAGGTTATCAAGGTGCCAGATAACGACACCTCTGGTGACGATGTGTCCAGCGACCAGGCCTCCAACAAAGATGGATCCAATACTCAGGCTTTTGGAAAGAAGGAGCTTGGAAATCCTCAGTCGAGTGACGTAGCTGCCATATTCATTGTACCGGCAAACAATCAAGTATTTCGTAACCACGTCCCTGGAAATTACGTGCTTAGAAAACTACCGCTGGACAAAAACGTACAGGATGGTACCAGAAATGAAAGGCaagaaaaaccaaagcaaaacCTGCACACAGACAAAGCGACGCAGAAATGTTCCTCGGGACAGTCGCTAGCAATCAATCGTCAGCAGAAGAACATATTACTTTCAAACACAACTGATGATTCATTTGCATAA
- the LOC138007816 gene encoding uncharacterized protein: MFCHSCGGWRSQNHKFCPKCGVSLSSSSTSQVSSFKKFLSEKSKERQTSFKSKSKSKKMDEFVTITIGIGSASSGVFKPVRGKSLPLKVNKRASAQTVLDEALKKRRSYDRTFRNDKSYKLCFPDGSEVTTLPGTKEAFTLEKYKEDLGKSYARISLFLCPLKEASDSESEQTCWPWLDLEFESDEWLDDVDIADRFAVEISEHSSATTSTTTVCAAASRSLTSTNSNGAVACSFSGSTPVNASQSTAAITTAASTPDVTLNANQDAGQAATSDTNEVFTSVDVSECASSSECPLSGGAIQLNDENVQSQPPLDFDHGTAPIAVKDVLVHRFQVLKDLIEEFKALDIPTHHYHLNLVIVNERGEIEDGRGLGVVREVITLFWHQFFRSLSIGATEKVPSVRHDYQLEEWEAVGKVLVYGYCEIMYFPVTLSGVFMGSCLFEESTISDSFLLEAFLSYIGKDEAETLRKCTEGVLDANDDEVLEVLSSYKCYKNPTKENVKLIITQLAHQELVQKPKYISNCWKPIISSLKSFPQFKTLDCMKEVYETKKPTTRKVVKLLSASPQNEAERTSFDHLKRYIKSLGEVALKAFLQFTTGSDVIAVTEITVAFNSLDGAHRSPIARTCGPVLEVPTTYQSYNELSEEFENLISNKEAWGFTMV; the protein is encoded by the exons ATGTTTTGCCACAGTTGCGGTGGGTGGAGAAGTCAAAATCATAAGTTTTGCCCGAAGTGCGGGGTTAGTTTATCGTCATCTTCGACTAGTCAAGTCtctagttttaaaaaatttctaAGCGAAAAGTCGAAAGAAAGGCAAACCTCGTTCAAGTCCAAGTCCAAGTCCAAGAAgatggacgaatttgtaactATTACAATCGGGATTGGTTCTGCATCGAGCGGCGTTTTCAAGCCTGTGAGGGGCAAGTCCCTTCCCTTAAAAGTCAATAAACGTGCCTCAGCCCAGACAGTACTGGATGAAGCCTTGAAGAAACGACGTTCTTATGATCGAACTTTCAGAAATGACAAGAGTTATAAACTGTGTTTTCCTGATGGAAGCGAAGTTACCACTCTTCCCGGAACAAAAGAGGCATTTACACTGGAAAAATATAAAGAAGACCTAGGGAAGAGTTATGCACGGATTTCTTTGTTCTTATGCCCACTAAAAGAAGCTTCGGATTCTGAATCCGAACAGACTTGCTGGCCGTGGTTGGACCTGGAATTTGAAAGCGATGAATGGTTAGATGACGTAGACATCGCTGACAGATTCGCAGTTGAAATTTCTGAGCATTCGTCTGCCACAACGTCTACCACCACAGTTTGTGCCGCAGCCAGTCGATCTTTGACTTCTACCAATTCTAATGGAGCAGTCGCGTGCAGTTTTTCTG GTTCTACCCCTGTGAATGCAAGTCAAAGTACTGCAGCAATTACCACAGCTGCTAGTACTCCTGATGTTACATTAAATGCCAACCAAGATGCTGGTCAAGCTGCAACATCAGATACCAATGAAGTTTTTACCTCTGTTGATGTCAGTGAATGTGCCTCATCTAGTGAGTGCCCTTTATCTGGTGGTGCCATTCAGCTTAATGATGAAAATGTGCAGAGTCAGCCCCCTTTGGACTTTGATCATG gtACTGCACCGATAGCAGTAAAGGATGTGCTTGTACATAGATTCCAAGTTCTCAAAGACTTGATAGAGGAATTCAAAGCCTTGGACATCCCTACACATCATTATCATCTAAATCTAGTTATAGTTAATGAGCGTGGGGAGATTGAAGATGGCAGAGGTCTTGGTGTTGTGCGAGAAGTAATCacattgttttggcaccaattCTTTAGGTCTCTGTCAATTGGTGCAACAGAAAAAGTTCCCTCAGTAAGACATGACTACCAACTTGAAGAATGGGAGGCAGTAGGGAAAGTATTGGTGTATGGATATTGTGAAATTATGTATTTTCCTGTTACTCTTTCGGGTGTTTTCATGGGGAGCTGTTTGTTTGAGGAAAGCACtatttctgacagctttctTCTTGAAGCATTTTTATCATACATAGGCAAAGATGAAGCAGAAACATTAAGAAAGTGCACTGAGGGTGTGTTAGACGCTAATGATGATGAGGTACTTGAAGTATTGAGTAGCTATAAATGCTACAAAAATCCGACAAAGGAGAATGTGAAACTTATTATCACCCAACTAGCTCATCAAGAACTAGTTCAGAAGCCTAAGTATATTTCAAATTGCTGGAAACCAATTATTTCTTCTCTTAAGAGTTTTCCACAGTTTAAAACACTAGATTGTATGAAGGAAGTGTATGAGACGAAGAAGCCTACAACAAGAAAGGTTGTAAAGTTATTGTCTGCAAGCCCTCAGAATGAAGCAGAACGAACCAGTTTTGATCACTTAAAGCGCTACATTAAGTCTCTTGGTGAGGTTGCTTTAaaagcatttcttcagtttACAACAGGTAGTGATGTAATTGCAGTAACAGAAATAACTGTTGCAtttaattcacttgatggggcACATCGCAGCCCCATAGCACGCACTTGTGGGCCTGTTTTAGAAGTGCCCACAACTTATCAGTCTTATAATGAACTGTCAGAggaatttgaaaatttaatttcaaataaagaGGCATGGGGCTTCACAATGGTTTGA
- the LOC138007824 gene encoding uncharacterized protein isoform X2 — protein MSFPEIRANQVICTGISLIILGLGVFTLSIILSESKENLGFIFQIGVAYWAALPTGLFLGCSIISCFLGGILAALVGFALTARRTFGECEHVQCPYDTESILMIALISVLILQAAISLSGVIESSQLLCCNVSGDGPFSIASLGNSFHREFRARSEHMGQRERTGSKNFFSSNYQSPAATSSLIHKYSFTSGKNNSRTREIGTTV, from the exons ATGTCTTTTCCAGAGATCCGCGCCAACCAGGTGATTTGCACAGGGATATCTCTCATCATCTTGGGACTTGGTGTTTTTACGCTGAGTATTATACTGAGTGAAAGCAAggaaaatcttggttttatttttcaaatcggTGTGGCTTATTGGGCCGCCCTACCG ACAGGACTATTTCTCGGCTGTTCCATCATTTCGTGTTTTCTCGGAGGAATCCTCGCGGCGTTAGTGGGATTCGCGCTAACCGCTCGCAGAACATTCGGTGAATGTGAACATG TGCAATGCCCGTACGATACAGAATCGATTTTGATGATCGCTCTCATCAGCGTTTTGATTCTCCAAGCTGCTATTTCGTTATCTGGTGTGATAGAATCTTCCCAACTACTTTGCTGCAATGTTTCG GGAGACGGTCCCTTTTCGATCGCGTCCTTGGGAAATTCCTTCCATCGTGAATTTAGAGCAAGGTCAGAGCATATGGGCCAAAGAGAGCGAACAGGGAGCAAGAACTTCTTCTCGTCCAACTACCAGTCTCCAGCTGCGACCTCTTCACTGATACACAAGTACAGCTTTACCAGCGGAAAAAATAACTCTCGCACCAGGGAAATCGGAACCACAGTCTGA
- the LOC138007824 gene encoding uncharacterized protein isoform X1 produces the protein MSFPEIRANQVICTGISLIILGLGVFTLSIILSESKENLGFIFQIGVAYWAALPIVLTGVLGVTGGYTGKLTVTGLFLGCSIISCFLGGILAALVGFALTARRTFGECEHVQCPYDTESILMIALISVLILQAAISLSGVIESSQLLCCNVSGDGPFSIASLGNSFHREFRARSEHMGQRERTGSKNFFSSNYQSPAATSSLIHKYSFTSGKNNSRTREIGTTV, from the exons ATGTCTTTTCCAGAGATCCGCGCCAACCAGGTGATTTGCACAGGGATATCTCTCATCATCTTGGGACTTGGTGTTTTTACGCTGAGTATTATACTGAGTGAAAGCAAggaaaatcttggttttatttttcaaatcggTGTGGCTTATTGGGCCGCCCTACCG aTTGTACTGACCGGAGTATTAGGAGTAACAGGCGGATACACTGGCAAATTAACTGTG ACAGGACTATTTCTCGGCTGTTCCATCATTTCGTGTTTTCTCGGAGGAATCCTCGCGGCGTTAGTGGGATTCGCGCTAACCGCTCGCAGAACATTCGGTGAATGTGAACATG TGCAATGCCCGTACGATACAGAATCGATTTTGATGATCGCTCTCATCAGCGTTTTGATTCTCCAAGCTGCTATTTCGTTATCTGGTGTGATAGAATCTTCCCAACTACTTTGCTGCAATGTTTCG GGAGACGGTCCCTTTTCGATCGCGTCCTTGGGAAATTCCTTCCATCGTGAATTTAGAGCAAGGTCAGAGCATATGGGCCAAAGAGAGCGAACAGGGAGCAAGAACTTCTTCTCGTCCAACTACCAGTCTCCAGCTGCGACCTCTTCACTGATACACAAGTACAGCTTTACCAGCGGAAAAAATAACTCTCGCACCAGGGAAATCGGAACCACAGTCTGA